A genomic window from Melanotaenia boesemani isolate fMelBoe1 chromosome 15, fMelBoe1.pri, whole genome shotgun sequence includes:
- the si:ch1073-15f19.2 gene encoding uncharacterized protein si:ch1073-15f19.2 isoform X1: MAGNALGIVFSILLLASFIEGLQDVELLHLETLEAVVGKNITLPCLQKKLDNLKLISIEWKKKGGSKLGVYSPLYGQSLFSNNVTIQIEDSEKSELMGSYLHIPEVNKRDSGIYICEITSFPFGSIANEMKLTVKDDFTIKCNVDGFVEIPHGENAKVHCAVGNTAQYRWTKDKELVSETKDLELRQVTDAHAGVYKLTVNTGDKSLHKDFIITVLPATTSLRTDPVTVSLKSLTKSHSSPTQSLTAGLSTHVNWATRPNPSSVTITAAERITPSTISTPISVTSSPATHPGTHHLLLNSTTSHNLTTAAFRPIQEITRDGMRSESTHYTLQPEDIFSISTEESSTVGSISENSEHPDTIQTKRRRSTVAVNKDRAGDDQTRRSHLLLVLIVIPLLLLIAVIGFLYRRQIIKKRIDLPPSFKPPPPPVKYTTARQSEIWRQSYPISRCDSVPEPTDLRQTFV, encoded by the exons ATGGCTGGAAATGCTCTTGGGATAGTCTTCTCTATTCTGCTCCTTGCTTCTTTCATAGAAG GGCTTCAGGATGTTGAGCTGCTCCATCTTGAAACACTGGAAGCTGTGGTGGGAAAGAACATTACCTTACCTTGCCTTcaaaaaaaacttgacaatcTCAAGCTAATCAGtattgaatggaaaaaaaaaggagggtcAAAGCTTGGTGTGTACAGCCCACTGTATGGACAAAGTTTGTTTTCGAATAATGTGACCATCCAGATTGAGGACAGTGAGAAAAGTGAGCTGATGGGCTCCTATCTACACATTCCTGAGGTGAATAAAAGGGACAGTGGCATCTATATTTGTGAGATCACAAGTTTTCCTTTTGGTTCCATTGCGAATGAAATGAAGCTAACAGTCAAAG ATGACTTTACCATAAAATGTAATGTGGATGGCTTTGTTGAAATTCCTCATGGAGAAAATGCAAAAGTTCACTGTGCAGTAGGGAATACTGCACAGTACAGGTGGACCAAg GACAAGGAGCTGGTGTCAGAGACTAAAGATCTGGAGCTCAGGCAGGTGACAGATGCTCATGCAGGGGTTTATAAACTGACAGTCAACACAGGAGACAAAAGCCTGCATAAAGATTTTATCATCACTGTGCTACCAGCAACCACAAGCTTAAGGACAG atCCTGTGACAGTATCACTGAAGAGTCTGACAAAATCACACAGCAGCCCCACCCAATCACTCACCGCTGGGCTTTCAACACATGTAAACTGGGCCACTCGTCCAAACCCCAGCAGTGTCACAATCACCGCAGCAGAGCGAATAACCCCCTCCACCATTTCAACACCTATCAGTGTTACATCATCCCCTGCCACACACCCAGGCACCCACCACTTATTACTCAACTCCACTACATCTCATAATCTTACCACTGCTGCATTCAGACCAATACAAGAAATAACCAGAGATGGGATGAGGTCTGAGTCCACGCATTACACTCTGCAACCAGAAGACATTTTCTCAATTAGCACAGAGGAGTCCAGCACTGTGGGAAGCATATCAGAAAACTCTGAACATCCAGATACAATCCAAACCAAGCGCAGAAGAAGCACAGTAGCTGTAAATAAAGACAGAG CAGGAGATGACCAGACCAGACGGAGTCATCTGCTCTTGGTGTTAATTGTCATTCCACTGCTGCTACTGATTGCTGTGATTGGCTTCCTCTACAGGAGACAAATCATCAAGAAAAG AATTGACCTGCCACCGTCCTTCAAACCTCCTCCACCCCCAGTAAAGTATACCACTGCAAGACAAAGTGAGATCTGGAGACAGTCTTACCCCATTTCACGGTGCGATTCGGTTCCAGAGCCTACAGATCTGAGACAAACGTTTGTttga
- the si:ch1073-15f19.2 gene encoding uncharacterized protein si:ch1073-15f19.2 isoform X2: MAGNALGIVFSILLLASFIEGLQDVELLHLETLEAVVGKNITLPCLQKKLDNLKLISIEWKKKGGSKLGVYSPLYGQSLFSNNVTIQIEDSEKSELMGSYLHIPEVNKRDSGIYICEITSFPFGSIANEMKLTVKDDFTIKCNVDGFVEIPHGENAKVHCAVGNTAQYRWTKDKELVSETKDLELRQVTDAHAGVYKLTVNTGDKSLHKDFIITVLPATTSLRTDPVTVSLKSLTKSHSSPTQSLTAGLSTHVNWATRPNPSSVTITAAERITPSTISTPISVTSSPATHPGTHHLLLNSTTSHNLTTAAFRPIQEITRDGMRSESTHYTLQPEDIFSISTEESSTVGSISENSEHPDTIQTKRRRSTVAVNKDRGDDQTRRSHLLLVLIVIPLLLLIAVIGFLYRRQIIKKRIDLPPSFKPPPPPVKYTTARQSEIWRQSYPISRCDSVPEPTDLRQTFV, translated from the exons ATGGCTGGAAATGCTCTTGGGATAGTCTTCTCTATTCTGCTCCTTGCTTCTTTCATAGAAG GGCTTCAGGATGTTGAGCTGCTCCATCTTGAAACACTGGAAGCTGTGGTGGGAAAGAACATTACCTTACCTTGCCTTcaaaaaaaacttgacaatcTCAAGCTAATCAGtattgaatggaaaaaaaaaggagggtcAAAGCTTGGTGTGTACAGCCCACTGTATGGACAAAGTTTGTTTTCGAATAATGTGACCATCCAGATTGAGGACAGTGAGAAAAGTGAGCTGATGGGCTCCTATCTACACATTCCTGAGGTGAATAAAAGGGACAGTGGCATCTATATTTGTGAGATCACAAGTTTTCCTTTTGGTTCCATTGCGAATGAAATGAAGCTAACAGTCAAAG ATGACTTTACCATAAAATGTAATGTGGATGGCTTTGTTGAAATTCCTCATGGAGAAAATGCAAAAGTTCACTGTGCAGTAGGGAATACTGCACAGTACAGGTGGACCAAg GACAAGGAGCTGGTGTCAGAGACTAAAGATCTGGAGCTCAGGCAGGTGACAGATGCTCATGCAGGGGTTTATAAACTGACAGTCAACACAGGAGACAAAAGCCTGCATAAAGATTTTATCATCACTGTGCTACCAGCAACCACAAGCTTAAGGACAG atCCTGTGACAGTATCACTGAAGAGTCTGACAAAATCACACAGCAGCCCCACCCAATCACTCACCGCTGGGCTTTCAACACATGTAAACTGGGCCACTCGTCCAAACCCCAGCAGTGTCACAATCACCGCAGCAGAGCGAATAACCCCCTCCACCATTTCAACACCTATCAGTGTTACATCATCCCCTGCCACACACCCAGGCACCCACCACTTATTACTCAACTCCACTACATCTCATAATCTTACCACTGCTGCATTCAGACCAATACAAGAAATAACCAGAGATGGGATGAGGTCTGAGTCCACGCATTACACTCTGCAACCAGAAGACATTTTCTCAATTAGCACAGAGGAGTCCAGCACTGTGGGAAGCATATCAGAAAACTCTGAACATCCAGATACAATCCAAACCAAGCGCAGAAGAAGCACAGTAGCTGTAAATAAAGACAGAG GAGATGACCAGACCAGACGGAGTCATCTGCTCTTGGTGTTAATTGTCATTCCACTGCTGCTACTGATTGCTGTGATTGGCTTCCTCTACAGGAGACAAATCATCAAGAAAAG AATTGACCTGCCACCGTCCTTCAAACCTCCTCCACCCCCAGTAAAGTATACCACTGCAAGACAAAGTGAGATCTGGAGACAGTCTTACCCCATTTCACGGTGCGATTCGGTTCCAGAGCCTACAGATCTGAGACAAACGTTTGTttga
- the LOC121654014 gene encoding uncharacterized protein LOC121654014 isoform X2 — protein MDKACLYTIIPLALALLVSFCVNIFLCIKRRTTISKDIDERHSPHSSEGENLSQNERHYFHDLNHQEQQENPHNHDEQQENPIYGNIMTDKSDPCYEMMTTRRARQYVKPSEPDLNYASLDLKIAKKRKKLRHLQGQSQGRHKLQDQLPDHLSPAAYAFSEVDADMEAHLPPRDTGIMISHSSIYLNSQQIAQETEEMERERSVNMEKENADWDSKGEGKKGGGREWEGDEESEDRMDKHGGSNGNVFAQLSEVETTQNCSDDISNSFNSNSN, from the exons ATGGATAA AGCGTGTCTATATACTATAATACCTCTGGCGTTGGCATTGTTGGTCTCGTTCTGTGTCAATATCTTCTTGTGCATCAAGCGACGAACCACTATCAGCAAAG ATATTGATGAACGTCACTCCCCACACAGTTCTGAAGGAGAAAA CTTGTCACAGAATGAAAGGCATTATTTTCATGACCTCAATCATCAAGAGCAGCAGGAAAATCCCCACAATCATGATGAGCAACAGGAAAATCCAATCTATGGCAATATCATGACAGACAAAAGTG ATCCTTGCTACGAGATGATGACAACACGCCGTGCGAGACAATATGTGaag CCTTCAGAACCTGACCTGAATTATGCCTCACTGGATCTGAAGATtgcaaagaaacgcaagaagCTTCGTCATCTGCAAGGCCAGTCACAGGGACGTCACAAACTTCAGGATCAGCTGCCGGACCACCTCTCACCTGCTGCGTATGCTTTCTCTGAGGTTGATGCTGACATGGAAGCTCATCTTCCTCCTAGAGACACCGGCATCATgatttcacacagcagcataTACCTGAACAGTCAACAGATAgcccaggagacagaggagatggagagagagaggagcGTCAACATGGAGAAGGAAAATGCAGATTGGGATAGCAAAGGGGAGGGTAAAAAGGGGGGAGGTAGAGAATGGGAAGGAGATGAAGAGAGTGAGGATAGAATGGATAAACATGGTGGTAGCAATGGAAATGTATTTGCACAGCTTTCTGAAGTAGAAACTACTCAAAACTGCTCAGATGACATCAGTAACAGCTTTAACAGTAACAGTAATTAA
- the LOC121654014 gene encoding uncharacterized protein LOC121654014 isoform X1 — MDKEACLYTIIPLALALLVSFCVNIFLCIKRRTTISKDIDERHSPHSSEGENLSQNERHYFHDLNHQEQQENPHNHDEQQENPIYGNIMTDKSDPCYEMMTTRRARQYVKPSEPDLNYASLDLKIAKKRKKLRHLQGQSQGRHKLQDQLPDHLSPAAYAFSEVDADMEAHLPPRDTGIMISHSSIYLNSQQIAQETEEMERERSVNMEKENADWDSKGEGKKGGGREWEGDEESEDRMDKHGGSNGNVFAQLSEVETTQNCSDDISNSFNSNSN; from the exons ATGGATAAAGAAG CGTGTCTATATACTATAATACCTCTGGCGTTGGCATTGTTGGTCTCGTTCTGTGTCAATATCTTCTTGTGCATCAAGCGACGAACCACTATCAGCAAAG ATATTGATGAACGTCACTCCCCACACAGTTCTGAAGGAGAAAA CTTGTCACAGAATGAAAGGCATTATTTTCATGACCTCAATCATCAAGAGCAGCAGGAAAATCCCCACAATCATGATGAGCAACAGGAAAATCCAATCTATGGCAATATCATGACAGACAAAAGTG ATCCTTGCTACGAGATGATGACAACACGCCGTGCGAGACAATATGTGaag CCTTCAGAACCTGACCTGAATTATGCCTCACTGGATCTGAAGATtgcaaagaaacgcaagaagCTTCGTCATCTGCAAGGCCAGTCACAGGGACGTCACAAACTTCAGGATCAGCTGCCGGACCACCTCTCACCTGCTGCGTATGCTTTCTCTGAGGTTGATGCTGACATGGAAGCTCATCTTCCTCCTAGAGACACCGGCATCATgatttcacacagcagcataTACCTGAACAGTCAACAGATAgcccaggagacagaggagatggagagagagaggagcGTCAACATGGAGAAGGAAAATGCAGATTGGGATAGCAAAGGGGAGGGTAAAAAGGGGGGAGGTAGAGAATGGGAAGGAGATGAAGAGAGTGAGGATAGAATGGATAAACATGGTGGTAGCAATGGAAATGTATTTGCACAGCTTTCTGAAGTAGAAACTACTCAAAACTGCTCAGATGACATCAGTAACAGCTTTAACAGTAACAGTAATTAA